The following proteins come from a genomic window of Malus sylvestris chromosome 4, drMalSylv7.2, whole genome shotgun sequence:
- the LOC126619352 gene encoding peroxisomal membrane protein 13-like, whose amino-acid sequence MDSNPQPSANGPPPKPWERAGSSSGPAPFKPPSAGSTSDVVEASGTAKPGEIVPSSDRNTAANRNALARPVPSRPWEQNYGSSTNYGGYGSTMNYNSGYGSGISGTSGMYGSYGGSGGLYGGGMYGNNSMYRGGYGGGGGLYGSSGMYGGGMYNSSLGAPMGGYGMGMGGPYGGQDPNDPYGPPPSHPGFWISVLRVTQGVVNFFGRIAILIDQNTQAFHLFMSALLQLFDRSGLLYGELARFVLRILGVKTKSKVHPPGPNGFNGPHGPNGPHGPYGGNQNFIEGPRPAPSGGWDNVWENDAGK is encoded by the exons ATGGACTCGAATCCCCAGCCCTCAG CTAATGGTCCTCCCCCAAAACCGTGGGAGAGAGCAGGTTCCTCATCTGGTCCTGCACCTTTTAAACCCCCATCAGCTGGAAGCACAAGTGATGTAGTTGAGGCGTCGGGAACTGCTAAACCTGGAGAAATTGTTCCAAGTTCTGATAGAAATACCGCTGCTAATAGAAATGCTCTGGCTAGGCCGGTTCCCTCAAGGCCTTGGGAGCAGAACTATGGAAGCAGCACCAACTATGGAG GATATGGTTCCACTATGAACTATAACTCAGGTTACGGTTCTGGAATATCTGGAACGTCTGGAATGTATGGTTCATATGGTGGAAGTGGAGGATTATACGGTGGGGGGATGTATGGCAACAACAGCATGTATAGGGGAGggtatggtggtggtggtgggctTTATGGTTCTTCTGGAATGTATGGAGGTGGGATGTACAATAGTAGTTTAGGAGCCCCAATGGGTGGTTATGGAATGGGCATGGGTGGTCCTTATGGAGGTCAAGATCCAAATGATCCATATGGTCCTCCTCCATCTCATCCTGGGTTTTGGATTTCAGTACTTCGGGTG ACGCAAGGTGTGGTTAACTTTTTTGGTCGAATTGCAATTCTCATAGACCAGAACACCCAGGCATTCCATTTGTTCATGTCTGCACTTCTTCAG CTTTTTGATCGTTCTGGATTATTGTACGGAGAGCTAGCTAGATTTGTATTGAGGATACTGGGTGTTAAAACAAAATCCAAGGTTCATCCTCCAGGTCCGAACGGGTTTAATGGACCGCATGGACCCAACGGACCCCATGGACCCTACGGAGGAAACCAGAACTTCATTGAGGGTCCGAGACCTGCTCCTAGTGGTGGTTGGGACAATGTTTGGGAAAATGATGCTGGTAAATGA
- the LOC126619347 gene encoding uncharacterized protein LOC126619347 codes for MEEDFEIYNTDNGSIWSQIKHQEKQIQLKRRWLLGLPASNAEQKKFENPELLENKALPESFLREDDMFYEVAKSCVDAALGGCEVGGNRVFQDDIQLFDTPNISRVLSSCLDDLTNKGLYLFALKLTGGSAKFEKTRWKMKKVIRESLPKVFGSKDKVEISQYLSQLLNDPQYFRDNFITVLSSRSQSNRAAARKLLDRLPDMPLETLIAMNKKLRGRQSLPQLRSKKSGWNRDRLINQVRETSEEMLTELGIGDELQQPLARALAVVGLSMKLIPGFHNSTATEFHQFSPEIKILQDEIARAIWLVKTKITIPELKNLKILLDPNAKVSNRSLRRAIRKMLTEFLFECGDMDTIPKSLLEALVFINRNSQSKSDRRILKDEIEEEVECILNVSAQIKQVIWDTFPDHELDVDFSDAYMEEMEESDDNDDDDDGDDNIDNKGWLEEDRISGSERSHSNDSYGEVESTGESMPSFCKPPTANTTPNCSYPLLTSHNNERLEHMLSTQADSVDCGGIRTGFDGNFNERHEPECNTGMDTENSLHLDPEGALNKQTTCKNEYLAVQEVCDETSMIAYNLIGHMLDDFAQREGLGLDWDDCLYLRGNCAAQEDYQEVEEKRTFAQENDDGTVIVRVIEDLIPSFPKSGIEALKKLMGLL; via the exons ATGTTCTATGAAGTTGCAAAGTCTTGTGTTGATGCAGCCTTGGGAGGATGTGAAGTTGGAGGGAATCGAGTATTTCAAGATGATATACAATTGTTTGACACACCAAATATATCCAGGGTCTTGTCATCGTGCCTTGATGACTTGACTAACAAGGGGCTTTACCTTTTTGCTTTGAAACTAACAGGAGGCTCAGCCAAGTTTGAGAAAACTCGTTGGAAGATGAAAAAGGTTATCAGAGAATCTTTGCCTAAAGTTTTTGGAAGCAAAGATAAAGTGGAAATTTCTcaatatctttctcaacttctcAATGACCCACAATATTTCCGAGATAATTTTATCACAGTTCTATCCTCCAGATCACAATCTAATCGTGCTGCCGCTAGAAAGCTGTTGGATAGACTCCCGGACATGCCTCTTGAGACCCTAATTGCAATGAACAAAAAGCTTAGAGGGCGACAAAGTCTGCCTCAACTACGGTCTAAAAAAAGTGGATGGAATCGAGATAGACTAATTAATCAAGTGAGGGAAACAAGTGAGGAGATGCTCACAGAACTTGGCATAGGTGATGAACTGCAGCAGCCATTAGCCAGAGCCTTGGCAGTAGTAGGCTTATCAATGAAGCTAATACCAGGTTTTCATAATTCCACCGCAACAGAGTTTCACCAATTCTCGCCAGAAATAAAGATATTGCAGGATGAGATAGCTAGAGCTATTTGGTTAGTGAAGACAAAGATTACAATACCAGAGCTGAAAAACTTGAAGATTCTGCTGGACCCGAATGCTAAAGTATCCAACAGGAGTTTGCGGAGAGCAATTAGGAAAATGCTAACTGAGTTTCTTTTCGAGTGTGGTGATATGGATACCATTCCCAAGTCTTTATTAGAAGCACTTGTTTTTATCAATAGGAATTCCCAAAGTAAATCGGATAGACGCATCCTaaaggatgaaattgaagaagagGTAGAATGCATATTGAATGTGAGTGCTCAGATAAAGCAGGTTATTTGGGATACGTTTCCTGATCATGAGTTGGATGTAGATTTCTCTGATGCGTATATGGAAGAAATGGAAGAAAGTGatgataatgatgatgatgacgacggCGACGATAATATCGACAACAAGGGTTGGCTTGAGGAAGATAGAATATCTGGAAGTGAGAGATCTCATTCTAATGATTCGtatggtgaagttgaaagtactGGGGAGTCAATGCCATCTTTTTGCAAGCCACCTACTGCTAATACTACCCCTAATTGCAGTTATCCCCTCCTTACATCTCACAACAATGAGCGACTTGAACATATGCTCTCCACCCAAGCTGATTCTGTAGACTGCGGTGGTATCAGAACAGGGTTTGATGGAAATTTCAATGAGAGACATGAACCTGAATGTAATACTGGAATGGATACAGAAAACTCGCTGCATCTTGACCCAGAAGGGGCGCTTAATAAGCAAACTACTTGTAAGAATGAATACCTTGCCGTCCAAGAGGTATGTGATGAGACAAGCATGATTGCATATAATCTCATTGGTCATATGTTGGATGATTTTGCACAGAGAGAAGGATTGGGTTTAGACTGGGATGATTGTTTATATCTCAGAGGTAATTGTGCAGCTCAAGAAGATTATCAAG AGGTAGAAGAAAAACGGACATTTGCTCAGGAAAACGATGATGGTACAGTAATTGTTCGAGTAATTGAGGATCTAATACCCTCTTTTCCAAAAAG TGGAATAGAAGCATTAAAGAAGTTGATGGGCCTACTATAG